The proteins below come from a single Agromyces flavus genomic window:
- a CDS encoding L-rhamnose mutarotase, protein MSTGTTQRICFQLQVDPARLDEYRQRHAAVWPDMLRAIEASGRRNYSLFLREDGLLIGYYEVDDDAAAQAALANDPRTAPWEAEMAPFFVALSGDRPDQGAPHLPEVFHLEDQLAALDADAASVTTTTESSDS, encoded by the coding sequence CACGCAGCGGATCTGCTTCCAGCTGCAGGTCGACCCCGCTCGGCTCGACGAGTACCGCCAACGCCACGCCGCGGTCTGGCCCGACATGCTGCGCGCCATCGAGGCGTCCGGGCGACGCAACTACTCGCTCTTCCTCCGCGAGGACGGCCTGCTCATCGGCTACTACGAGGTCGATGACGACGCGGCCGCGCAAGCGGCGCTCGCGAACGACCCGCGCACCGCCCCGTGGGAAGCCGAGATGGCCCCCTTCTTCGTCGCCCTCAGCGGCGACCGCCCCGACCAGGGCGCCCCGCACCTGCCCGAGGTGTTCCACCTCGAAGACCAGCTCGCCGCGCTCGATGCGGACGCGGCATCCGTCACCACCACCACAGAAAGCAGCGACTCGTGA